In Mytilus edulis chromosome 13, xbMytEdul2.2, whole genome shotgun sequence, a single window of DNA contains:
- the LOC139501735 gene encoding uncharacterized protein: protein MSKYPRMEGVYQKMLSLVGKFGDKKYTDALELHVSSPNQTKEFYKKNKEVKDFLQQIDQMQETFELVNFYHYPFGVPQDYPNATEIKDILRISFYMQHVLEAENACGKVCLLLHKCFESIGVSHRVAYGVFECAGLKNAHVWLYVGDHLVDNTYVSLTSMEDFVTVKMAMKYMEIDPDTVKDLFLGDEDTRKVGITDHTTKAFKWELQNSDKSLAIMKNKNQLKHYFDVMKEFMAKRYRAQIDISSIVCETCWNCNEKSNKLLKCGKCKVALYCCKECQKSDWKNIHKLVCLPPNTF from the exons ATGTCAAAGTATCCACGAATGGAAGGCGTATATCAAAAAATGCTGTCGTTGGTCGGAAAGTTTGGGGATAAGAAATATACAGATGCTCTTGAGTTGCATGTTTCGAGTCCAAATCAGACCAAGgaattttacaagaaaaataaaGAAGTGAAGGATTTCCTTCAGCAGATTGATCAAATGCAAG AAACATTTGAACTAGTCAATTTCTACCACTATCCTTTTGGAGTACCACAGGATTACCCAAACGCTACAGAAATCAAAGATATTCTGCGGATAAGTTTTTACATGCAACATGTTTTAGAAGCTGAAAATGCTTGTGGTAAAGTCTGTTTACTGCTGCATAAATGTTTTGAGTCTATAGGTGTAAGTCATAGGGTTGCCTACGGTGTATTCGAATGCGCAGGGCTTAAGAATGCTCATGTTTGGTTGTATGTTGGAGATCATTTGGTGGATAACACATACGTCAGTTTGACATCAATGGAAGATTTTGTGACAGTGAAAATGGCAATGAAATATATGGAAATCGATCCAGATACAGTCAAAGATCTTTTCCTTGGCGACGAAGACACTCGAAAAGTAGGCATCACTGACCACACAACTAAAGCTTTCAAATGGGAATTACAAAATTCAGATAAAAGTCTtgcaattatgaaaaataaaaatcagctTAAGCACTACTTTGATGTCATGAAGGAGTTTATGGCTAAAAGATATAGAGCACAAATTGATATCTCGTCAATAGTTTGTGAAACATGTTGGAACTGCAATGAAAAGTCCAATAAATTATTGAAGTGTGGAAAGTGCAAAGTCGCCTTGTATTGTTGTAAAGAGTGTCAGAAATCAGATTGGAAAAACATACATAAATTAGTGTGTTTACCACctaatacattttaa